A window of Elusimicrobiota bacterium contains these coding sequences:
- a CDS encoding tyrosine-type recombinase/integrase, protein MSDEFTLDQLKEYYLQHGQLKGFSVFTVRQTEQMVRIFLNFLKADGIKEIKKVNHENLENYKGYLTRYKTKKGNNLTSSTIVTRLMSVRNFFKYLVKKGIIYRDITEGWQIPKDKRPLPRGIMTVQEINRIMKQPQIRTTLGYRDRTILEVLYSTGIRAGELIKLKVSDVDLEKKVLRVNKGKGGKSRYVLLNTPTCRFLNRYLRKIRPELAKCPRPSGNNWEVKSKTGDGILFLTVYGGLISQGWIDTMLKRYIKKAGITKEVAPCHSFRHSVATHLLESGMDVRYVQAFLGHETIQTTQVYTHIEKEKLRELLKKYHPREINKNTITINKFSDEIKIPAGNKDKYNYATN, encoded by the coding sequence ATGTCTGATGAATTTACACTTGACCAGTTAAAAGAATATTATCTGCAACACGGACAGTTAAAGGGATTTTCTGTTTTTACTGTCAGACAGACAGAACAGATGGTCAGGATATTCTTAAATTTCTTAAAAGCAGATGGAATAAAAGAAATAAAAAAAGTGAATCATGAAAATTTAGAGAACTACAAAGGATATTTAACGAGATACAAAACAAAGAAAGGAAATAATCTGACGAGTTCAACAATAGTCACCCGGTTAATGTCGGTAAGGAACTTTTTTAAGTATCTTGTGAAGAAAGGAATAATTTACCGGGATATAACGGAAGGTTGGCAAATACCGAAGGATAAAAGACCACTTCCGAGAGGAATAATGACAGTGCAGGAGATAAACAGGATAATGAAACAACCGCAGATAAGAACAACACTGGGTTATCGTGATAGAACAATTTTAGAAGTTTTGTATTCAACAGGTATAAGAGCAGGTGAGTTAATAAAATTAAAAGTAAGTGATGTTGATTTAGAGAAGAAAGTTTTAAGAGTAAATAAAGGCAAGGGTGGAAAAAGCAGGTATGTTTTACTTAACACACCTACTTGCAGGTTTCTTAATAGATATTTAAGAAAGATACGCCCAGAATTAGCAAAATGTCCAAGACCTTCTGGGAATAACTGGGAAGTAAAATCAAAGACAGGAGATGGAATTTTGTTTTTGACTGTGTATGGTGGTTTAATATCACAGGGTTGGATTGATACAATGCTCAAGAGATACATAAAGAAAGCAGGGATAACAAAAGAAGTAGCACCCTGTCATTCATTTCGCCATAGTGTAGCCACACATTTATTGGAAAGCGGTATGGATGTCAGGTATGTTCAGGCATTTTTGGGACACGAAACAATCCAGACGACACAGGTTTATACTCACATAGAGAAAGAAAAACTGCGGGAACTATTAAAAAAATATCATCCGAGAGAAATCAATAAAAATACAATTACAATAAATAAGTTTTCAGATGAAATAAAAATCCCGGCAGGGAATAAGGACAAATACAATTATGCAACAAATTAA